A genome region from Chitinophagales bacterium includes the following:
- the sufD gene encoding Fe-S cluster assembly protein SufD, which produces METIEQQFKSIQQSQSEKIRTDAFAAFEKLGIPTSRHEEWKYTNIKTKLSKEFILTPLESAVNTAVKSYISSLPPYAFRLVFLNGVFQQELSIVPEIEGLQVMNLKEAFSTSNTVAEKYFGKAVHFNEEHFAALNTAFVTDGAFIHVHRNVVIEEPIYLHYFFTATDANAFIQTRNLVVLEDGSSLQIAEDFRNASNITVQYNHVSEMFVGKNAQLGVVKLQLETKLVKGIHTLEAQIERDATFNASTITFEADVIRNNISARLLGENAHADLSGLYFGKETAHIDSHILVDHIAPNCTSNQLYKGVLNDESTGVFNGKIFVKPDAQKTNAFQSSKALLLSSEASINSKPQLEIFADDVKCSHGAAIGQLDESAMFYLQARGIPKELAKQLLTYAFVHEVVEHINTKPLRQFLCDKLKEELKLNW; this is translated from the coding sequence ATGGAAACAATAGAGCAACAATTTAAAAGCATACAGCAAAGCCAATCGGAAAAAATAAGAACCGATGCGTTTGCCGCTTTTGAAAAATTGGGTATCCCAACTTCGAGGCACGAAGAATGGAAATACACCAACATAAAAACAAAACTCAGTAAAGAGTTTATTCTTACGCCTTTAGAATCTGCCGTGAATACAGCGGTAAAAAGCTATATCTCCAGTTTGCCGCCTTATGCCTTCAGGTTAGTTTTTCTAAATGGAGTTTTTCAGCAGGAACTAAGTATTGTACCGGAAATTGAAGGTTTGCAAGTAATGAATTTGAAAGAAGCATTCAGCACTTCAAATACTGTTGCAGAGAAATATTTCGGTAAGGCTGTTCATTTCAACGAAGAACATTTTGCGGCATTAAATACTGCGTTTGTAACCGATGGCGCATTTATTCATGTGCATAGAAACGTGGTGATAGAAGAGCCTATTTACCTACATTACTTCTTTACGGCTACCGATGCAAATGCATTTATACAAACAAGAAATTTGGTGGTGTTAGAAGATGGATCATCGCTGCAAATAGCTGAAGATTTTCGCAATGCCAGCAATATTACAGTGCAGTACAACCATGTTTCGGAAATGTTTGTGGGTAAAAATGCACAACTTGGCGTAGTAAAATTACAGTTGGAAACAAAACTCGTAAAAGGCATTCATACCCTCGAAGCACAAATAGAGCGCGATGCCACTTTTAATGCGTCTACCATAACATTTGAAGCAGATGTAATTCGAAACAATATTTCTGCTAGATTGTTGGGAGAAAACGCTCATGCCGATTTAAGCGGTTTATATTTTGGAAAAGAAACTGCACATATAGACAGCCATATTTTGGTAGATCACATTGCTCCCAATTGTACCAGTAATCAACTGTATAAAGGAGTATTAAACGATGAATCAACCGGAGTTTTTAACGGCAAAATATTTGTGAAACCCGATGCTCAAAAAACGAATGCTTTTCAATCGAGTAAAGCATTGTTACTTTCGAGTGAAGCAAGTATAAACAGCAAACCGCAGTTAGAAATTTTTGCCGATGATGTAAAGTGTTCTCACGGGGCCGCTATTGGGCAGTTAGATGAAAGTGCAATGTTTTATTTGCAAGCACGCGGCATTCCCAAAGAGCTTGCTAAGCAGTTGCTTACCTATGCTTTTGTGCATGAGGTAGTAGAGCATATAAATACCAAACCATTGCGCCAATTTCTTTGCGATAAGTTAAAAGAAGAGTTGAAACTGAATTGGTAA
- the sufC gene encoding Fe-S cluster assembly ATPase SufC: protein MLLEIKNLNVRIGQKEILKDFNLQINKGEIHAIMGPNGTGKSTLASVLAGKEEYEVTSGEIYYLGKNLLEMSPDERAREGVFLAFQYPVEIPGISTTNFMKAAVNAKRKHLGLEPMDAKDFLKLMSEKRAIVELSKEFTSRSLNEGFSGGEKKRNEIFQMAMLEPKLAVLDETDSGLDIDALRIVANGVNKLRSSDNAFLVITHYQRLLNYIIPDFVHVMYGGKIVKSGNKELALKLEEKGYDWIKEEVGEFV from the coding sequence ATGTTGTTAGAAATAAAAAATTTGAATGTTCGCATAGGGCAAAAAGAAATTCTGAAGGATTTTAACCTGCAAATAAATAAGGGTGAAATACATGCCATTATGGGACCAAACGGAACAGGGAAATCTACGTTGGCATCGGTTTTGGCAGGCAAAGAAGAATACGAAGTTACTTCGGGCGAAATTTATTACCTCGGCAAAAACCTATTGGAAATGAGTCCCGATGAGCGTGCTCGCGAAGGAGTGTTTTTGGCATTTCAATATCCGGTAGAAATTCCGGGAATAAGCACCACCAATTTTATGAAAGCAGCCGTAAATGCCAAGCGCAAACACCTCGGCTTAGAGCCAATGGATGCCAAAGATTTTTTGAAATTAATGAGCGAAAAACGCGCCATAGTAGAGCTAAGCAAAGAGTTTACTTCTCGTTCATTAAATGAAGGATTTAGCGGAGGAGAGAAAAAGCGCAATGAAATTTTCCAAATGGCAATGCTGGAGCCTAAACTCGCAGTTTTAGACGAAACAGATTCCGGTTTAGATATAGATGCGTTGCGCATTGTAGCCAACGGTGTAAATAAGCTGCGCAGCAGCGATAATGCGTTTTTGGTTATTACACACTACCAACGCTTGCTTAATTACATAATTCCCGATTTTGTACACGTAATGTATGGTGGCAAAATTGTAAAGAGCGGCAATAAAGAACTCGCATTAAAATTGGAAGAAAAAGGCTACGATTGGATTAAAGAAGAAGTAGGCGAATTTGTTTAA
- a CDS encoding cystathionine gamma-synthase — MKFGTKAIHAGLEPDPSTGAIMTPIFQTSTFVQESPGKHKGYAYARGKNPTRMALEKNIAALENGKHCLCFSSGMGATDAVVKLLRPGDEVITGNDLYGGTYRMFEMVYAHFGIKFHYVDLSKPENILSFVNANTKLLWVETPTNPTMRIIDIEGCAAIAKQHGFIFVADNTFASPYLQNPLDLGADIVMHSVTKYLGGHSDVIMGALITNSDDLHQRLAFIHNSCGAVPGPMDSFLVLRGIKTLHLRMQRHCENGKKIAAYLRQHPRIEKVYYPGLEDHPNHAIAKKQMRDFGGMISITLKDASLDETFKVASSFQVFSLAESLGGVESLVNHPVTMTHASVPKAEREKVGVTDNLLRFSVGVEDVEDLLADIEQALK; from the coding sequence ATGAAATTTGGTACCAAGGCAATACATGCCGGCTTAGAGCCAGACCCAAGCACAGGGGCTATTATGACACCTATTTTCCAAACATCTACTTTTGTGCAAGAAAGCCCGGGTAAGCACAAAGGCTATGCTTATGCCAGGGGGAAAAACCCTACCCGCATGGCTTTGGAAAAAAATATTGCAGCATTAGAAAATGGTAAACACTGTTTATGTTTTAGCAGCGGTATGGGAGCTACAGATGCAGTAGTAAAATTGCTACGCCCCGGAGACGAAGTAATCACAGGTAATGATTTATATGGTGGCACTTACCGCATGTTTGAAATGGTGTATGCGCATTTCGGAATAAAATTTCACTATGTAGATTTAAGTAAGCCGGAAAATATTTTATCTTTTGTAAATGCTAATACAAAATTGCTTTGGGTGGAAACACCTACCAACCCTACCATGCGAATTATAGATATTGAAGGTTGTGCCGCTATTGCAAAACAACACGGTTTTATTTTTGTTGCTGATAACACTTTTGCTTCTCCTTACTTACAAAATCCACTCGATTTGGGCGCTGATATTGTAATGCACTCCGTTACCAAGTATCTTGGTGGCCATAGCGATGTAATAATGGGCGCGCTTATTACCAATAGCGATGACTTGCATCAGCGATTGGCATTTATTCATAATTCGTGCGGTGCTGTGCCGGGGCCAATGGATTCGTTTTTAGTATTGCGCGGTATAAAAACCTTGCATCTGCGTATGCAGCGCCATTGCGAGAATGGGAAGAAGATAGCAGCCTATCTACGACAACATCCACGAATAGAAAAGGTGTATTACCCTGGTTTAGAAGACCATCCAAATCATGCAATTGCAAAAAAGCAAATGCGCGATTTTGGCGGTATGATTTCGATTACGCTAAAGGATGCTTCGTTAGATGAAACTTTTAAAGTTGCCTCTTCGTTCCAAGTATTTTCATTAGCCGAATCTTTGGGAGGAGTAGAAAGCTTAGTAAACCATCCGGTTACCATGACACACGCTTCGGTGCCCAAAGCCGAAAGAGAGAAAGTAGGTGTAACGGATAACTTGCTTCGATTTAGTGTGGGTGTAGAAGATGTAGAAGACTTATTGGCCGATATAGAGCAAGCATTAAAGTAG
- the metK gene encoding methionine adenosyltransferase: MPYLFTSESVSEGHPDKVADQISDALIDNFLAYDPSSKVACETLVTTGQVVLAGEVKSSAYLDVQEIARQVIREIGYTKAEYMFEANSCGVFSAIHEQSPDINQGVERKKPEEQGAGDQGMMFGYASRETDNFMPLPLELSHLLLKELAALRRENKQIKYLRPDAKSQVTIKYDDNNRPLEIDTIVISTQHDDFGTDAVMLKKIKEDVINILVPRIKKKLPKRIQALFTDKIKYHVNPTGKFVIGGPHGDTGLTGRKIIVDTYGGKGAHGGGAFSGKDPSKVDRSAAYATRHIAKHLVAAGVCDEALVQVAYAIGVAKPVGLFVNTYGTAKVNLTDGQIADKILQLPEFDLRPYFIEKRFNLRTPIYRETAAYGHVGRETKEVVKVFNKGKKNETKVKVKLFPWEELNALAVVKKAFGLK; this comes from the coding sequence ATGCCATATCTATTTACATCAGAATCGGTGTCGGAAGGGCACCCAGACAAAGTTGCAGACCAAATATCCGATGCGCTTATTGATAACTTTTTGGCCTACGATCCAAGTTCAAAAGTAGCTTGCGAAACATTAGTAACTACCGGGCAAGTAGTATTGGCAGGCGAAGTAAAATCTAGTGCATATTTAGATGTGCAAGAAATTGCACGTCAGGTAATACGCGAAATTGGATACACCAAGGCAGAATACATGTTTGAAGCAAACTCCTGCGGTGTATTTTCTGCCATCCACGAGCAATCGCCCGATATTAACCAAGGCGTAGAAAGAAAAAAACCTGAAGAGCAAGGCGCAGGCGATCAAGGAATGATGTTTGGCTATGCCAGCCGCGAAACCGATAACTTTATGCCGCTGCCGTTAGAGCTATCGCATTTACTACTAAAAGAATTGGCTGCATTAAGAAGAGAAAATAAGCAAATAAAATATCTCCGCCCCGATGCCAAAAGCCAAGTAACTATTAAGTACGATGACAACAACCGACCGTTAGAAATAGACACCATCGTTATTTCTACCCAGCATGACGATTTTGGAACCGATGCCGTAATGCTCAAAAAAATTAAGGAAGATGTAATCAATATCCTTGTTCCGCGCATTAAGAAAAAATTGCCTAAACGTATTCAGGCACTCTTTACCGATAAAATTAAATACCATGTAAACCCAACGGGCAAATTCGTAATTGGTGGCCCGCATGGCGATACAGGTTTAACCGGAAGAAAAATTATTGTAGATACCTACGGAGGAAAAGGTGCACACGGTGGTGGCGCTTTCAGCGGAAAAGATCCATCTAAAGTAGATCGCTCTGCGGCCTATGCTACCCGCCACATTGCCAAACACTTGGTAGCAGCCGGAGTATGCGATGAAGCACTGGTGCAAGTTGCTTACGCCATTGGTGTTGCTAAACCTGTTGGCTTGTTTGTAAACACCTATGGCACCGCCAAAGTAAACCTTACCGATGGGCAAATTGCCGACAAAATTTTACAATTACCTGAGTTTGATTTAAGACCTTACTTTATTGAAAAACGCTTTAATCTGCGCACACCTATTTATCGCGAAACCGCAGCTTACGGACACGTTGGTCGCGAAACAAAAGAAGTCGTAAAAGTGTTTAACAAAGGCAAGAAAAACGAGACAAAAGTAAAAGTGAAACTATTCCCTTGGGAAGAACTAAACGCCTTAGCTGTTGTGAAAAAAGCTTTTGGTTTAAAATAA
- the sufB gene encoding Fe-S cluster assembly protein SufB, which translates to MSNQQDDVLQEHIDSDYKYGFTTNIEQEFAPKGLNEDIVRFISAKKNEPEWMLEWRLQAFKAWQKMKQPQWQNVHFPEVDFQSIIYYAAPKKKKEIKSLDDIDPEIRATYDKLGIPIQEQKILAGVAVDYVMDSESVVTTFREALKEKGIIFCSMSEAIREHADLIKQYLGTVVPVRDNFYAALNSAVFSDGSFVYIPKGVRCPMELSTYFRINAENTGQFERTLIIAEDSSYVSYLEGCTAPTRDENQLHAAVVELVAMDNAEIKYSTVQNWYPGDKEGKGGVYNFVTKRGLCKGVNSKISWTQMETGSAITWKYPSCILKGDNSIGEFYSVAVTNNFQQADTGTKMIHIGKNTRSRIVSKGISAGKSQNSYRGLVQVQGTADNAYNFSQCDSLLIGDKCGAHTFPYLEVKNNSSKVEHEATTSKIGEDLLFYCNQRGLSDEEAVNMIVNGYCKEVFKQLPMEFAVEAQKLLSISLEGSVG; encoded by the coding sequence ATGAGCAATCAGCAAGATGACGTTTTACAAGAGCATATAGATTCCGACTATAAATATGGGTTTACCACAAACATAGAGCAAGAGTTTGCACCAAAGGGTTTAAACGAAGATATTGTTCGGTTTATTTCTGCCAAAAAAAATGAGCCGGAATGGATGCTCGAATGGCGCTTACAGGCATTTAAGGCTTGGCAAAAAATGAAGCAGCCGCAATGGCAGAATGTACATTTTCCGGAAGTGGATTTTCAAAGTATTATCTACTATGCTGCTCCTAAAAAGAAGAAAGAAATTAAGAGTTTAGATGATATAGATCCGGAAATTCGCGCCACTTACGATAAGTTGGGTATTCCCATTCAGGAGCAAAAAATATTGGCAGGTGTTGCCGTAGATTATGTAATGGATAGCGAGAGTGTGGTTACCACTTTCCGCGAAGCACTCAAAGAGAAGGGAATCATTTTTTGTTCCATGTCTGAAGCCATTCGCGAGCATGCAGATTTAATAAAACAATACTTAGGGACTGTAGTGCCCGTACGCGATAACTTTTATGCAGCATTAAACAGTGCTGTTTTTAGCGATGGTAGTTTTGTGTATATCCCCAAAGGCGTTCGCTGCCCAATGGAACTTTCTACTTATTTTAGAATAAATGCAGAAAATACAGGGCAATTTGAACGCACGCTCATTATTGCCGAAGATAGCAGTTATGTAAGTTATTTAGAAGGTTGCACAGCGCCCACGCGCGATGAAAACCAATTGCATGCAGCAGTGGTTGAATTAGTGGCTATGGACAATGCCGAAATAAAATATTCAACGGTTCAAAACTGGTATCCGGGCGATAAAGAAGGCAAAGGAGGCGTGTATAATTTTGTTACAAAGCGCGGATTATGCAAAGGCGTTAATTCTAAGATAAGTTGGACTCAAATGGAAACCGGTAGCGCCATTACATGGAAATATCCGAGTTGTATTTTAAAAGGCGATAACTCCATTGGAGAATTTTATTCGGTAGCAGTTACCAATAATTTTCAACAAGCCGATACAGGTACCAAAATGATTCACATCGGGAAAAATACACGCAGCCGTATTGTAAGCAAAGGTATTAGTGCAGGAAAATCGCAAAACTCTTATCGCGGTTTAGTACAAGTACAAGGCACGGCAGATAATGCTTACAACTTCAGCCAGTGCGATAGTTTATTGATTGGCGATAAATGTGGAGCGCACACATTTCCATATCTTGAAGTAAAGAATAATTCAAGCAAAGTAGAGCACGAAGCCACCACCTCTAAAATTGGAGAAGACTTACTCTTTTATTGCAACCAGCGCGGGCTAAGCGATGAAGAGGCCGTAAACATGATAGTAAACGGTTATTGCAAGGAAGTGTTTAAGCAATTACCAATGGAGTTTGCAGTAGAGGCTCAAAAATTATTAAGCATCAGTTTAGAAGGAAGCGTAGGATAA
- a CDS encoding M4 family metallopeptidase — translation MKKIYTPTVLLLLLSVMAMSSENSFTEKKKKEQGKFEPTFNYTFIDPTAQPVKQPSMLNSTPFKPMPSLNLQKQNLQEKWRINREPNTGMPMEIEGIKHELSITDLSSETKVKAEAQRLLAQMSVALGVKDASAEFEPIYFENDKQQRAHLKLQQKLNDIEVYGAQCWLHFDTDGSVYWNGRTRPTPANTALKPMVLMDGAQAAALTDYYVNEKKVHDFAAYVSLASYKSTLVLLPSSERLNEFTLAWHITTQPNILKRWEYFVNALTGAVIDKYNHNCGAGATTATATDLMGQSKTIHVFQDNIYYLINASKDMYTGSQNSKPGAGKGTIVTLDFQNGTQQSTSYKDITTNNNTGWNATGVSAHSIANATYDYFKSTFNRKSFDNKGGDIVSFINVADDDGGGLDNAYWSGQYMFYGNGRNSFLPLPRGLDVGGHELAHGVTQETAGLEYKDESGALNESFSDIFGCMVDRDDWMMGEDVVKPGVFAGGALRNMADPHNGGSSLNDRGWQPNHMNEKYTGTQDNGGVHINSGIVNRAFYIIANAIGKEKAEQIYYKALSQYLTKTSKFIDLRLAVVKAATDIHGANSTEVNTAKQAFDTVGIFDGSGSGTPTNLPTNPGTEFIVYGSNSQGDPNTFYLSDVNFSTFQPLSQVPLNKKASVTDNGSVAVFVGTDNNIYSVLLSSPYTQTQLTNDASWSNAAVSKDGQRVAAVSKFQDTSIYVYDFGKQQWAKFRLYNPTTGGAAVGGVLYSDAIEWDYTGEYVLYDAYNKLSNSGGGYIDYWDMGIINTWSKANNSWGAGTIFKVFNSLESGINIGNATFSKNSPYIIAFDFEDVNAQELSVLGCNMETGNVGVIYPQNLTYGTPSYSKTDGMVAFTGKDNNDAYVIAYVNVGNDKITSSGSAQGKLTDAFYPTLFSTGTRQLPSAINEAEESKLVVYPNPVEDIVNVSGADFSGGGTAALCNSIGEIIWESSFRPMDTKFVRFNIADVAAGNYVLKIRTSAGVSSARLVKAK, via the coding sequence ATGAAGAAAATTTACACACCAACTGTTTTATTGCTGTTGCTTTCTGTAATGGCAATGAGTTCTGAAAATTCTTTTACCGAAAAAAAGAAAAAGGAACAAGGTAAGTTTGAACCTACATTCAACTATACATTTATAGACCCTACGGCACAGCCAGTTAAGCAGCCGAGTATGCTTAATTCTACGCCATTTAAACCAATGCCATCGCTAAATTTGCAAAAACAAAATTTACAAGAAAAGTGGCGAATTAACCGCGAACCCAATACCGGGATGCCTATGGAAATAGAAGGTATAAAACATGAACTTTCTATTACAGATTTAAGCAGTGAAACTAAGGTAAAAGCAGAAGCTCAGCGACTATTGGCACAAATGTCTGTAGCATTAGGTGTAAAGGATGCTTCGGCAGAGTTTGAGCCAATTTATTTTGAAAACGACAAGCAGCAACGCGCACATTTAAAGTTGCAGCAAAAGCTAAATGATATTGAAGTATATGGTGCACAGTGTTGGTTGCATTTTGATACAGACGGCTCTGTATATTGGAATGGAAGAACACGCCCCACACCTGCCAATACAGCCTTAAAGCCAATGGTATTGATGGATGGAGCACAAGCAGCAGCACTTACAGATTATTATGTAAATGAAAAGAAAGTACACGATTTCGCGGCATACGTTTCGTTGGCTTCGTACAAAAGTACATTGGTGTTGCTGCCTTCGAGCGAAAGACTGAATGAGTTTACTTTAGCATGGCATATTACAACCCAGCCCAATATCTTAAAGCGTTGGGAGTATTTTGTTAACGCACTTACCGGAGCCGTAATTGATAAATACAATCACAATTGCGGTGCGGGAGCTACTACGGCTACGGCAACAGATTTAATGGGTCAATCTAAAACTATCCATGTATTTCAAGATAATATCTACTATCTTATCAATGCATCGAAAGACATGTACACCGGTTCACAAAACTCTAAACCGGGTGCAGGAAAAGGAACCATAGTTACATTAGATTTCCAGAACGGCACGCAGCAAAGCACTTCGTATAAAGATATAACTACCAATAACAACACCGGCTGGAATGCCACAGGTGTTTCTGCACACAGTATAGCCAATGCTACTTATGATTATTTTAAGAGTACATTTAACCGTAAATCTTTCGATAATAAAGGAGGCGATATTGTTTCTTTCATAAATGTGGCAGATGACGATGGTGGTGGTTTAGATAATGCGTACTGGTCCGGCCAGTACATGTTTTATGGCAATGGAAGAAATTCGTTTTTGCCTTTGCCTCGCGGTTTAGATGTTGGTGGGCATGAGTTGGCACATGGTGTTACACAAGAAACTGCCGGATTAGAATATAAAGATGAATCGGGTGCATTAAACGAATCGTTCAGCGATATATTTGGGTGTATGGTTGATAGAGATGATTGGATGATGGGTGAAGATGTGGTAAAACCGGGTGTTTTTGCCGGAGGAGCATTGCGCAACATGGCAGACCCACACAATGGAGGAAGCAGCTTAAATGATAGAGGATGGCAGCCCAACCACATGAATGAAAAATACACAGGTACACAAGATAATGGTGGTGTACACATCAATAGCGGTATTGTAAACAGGGCTTTTTACATTATTGCCAATGCAATAGGAAAAGAAAAAGCAGAGCAAATTTATTACAAAGCACTTTCTCAATACCTTACTAAAACATCGAAATTTATCGATTTAAGATTAGCAGTAGTAAAAGCTGCTACCGATATACATGGTGCTAATTCTACCGAAGTAAATACAGCTAAGCAGGCGTTTGATACTGTGGGTATTTTTGACGGAAGCGGAAGCGGTACCCCAACTAATTTACCCACCAATCCAGGAACTGAGTTTATTGTGTATGGTTCCAACTCTCAAGGCGATCCAAATACGTTCTATTTGTCTGATGTAAATTTCTCAACCTTTCAACCACTTTCGCAAGTTCCATTAAATAAGAAAGCATCGGTTACCGATAATGGTTCTGTTGCAGTATTTGTAGGTACCGATAATAATATTTACTCGGTGCTGTTATCAAGCCCTTATACTCAAACACAACTTACCAACGATGCATCGTGGTCTAACGCTGCTGTATCTAAAGACGGGCAACGTGTTGCTGCGGTATCTAAGTTTCAGGATACTTCTATTTATGTATATGATTTTGGTAAACAGCAGTGGGCTAAATTTAGATTGTATAACCCAACCACGGGCGGTGCAGCAGTAGGTGGCGTTTTATATTCCGATGCCATTGAGTGGGATTACACAGGCGAATATGTGCTGTACGATGCTTACAATAAATTGAGTAATTCAGGTGGTGGCTATATTGATTATTGGGATATGGGCATCATAAATACTTGGAGTAAAGCAAATAACAGTTGGGGTGCAGGTACTATTTTTAAGGTGTTTAATTCATTAGAGTCGGGGATTAACATTGGTAATGCTACATTCTCTAAGAATTCGCCTTACATTATTGCATTTGATTTCGAAGATGTGAATGCACAAGAATTAAGTGTGCTTGGTTGCAATATGGAAACAGGGAATGTGGGTGTAATTTATCCTCAGAATCTTACTTATGGCACGCCATCGTATTCTAAAACCGATGGCATGGTAGCCTTTACCGGAAAGGATAATAATGATGCTTATGTTATTGCTTATGTGAATGTAGGCAACGATAAAATTACCAGCTCGGGTAGCGCACAGGGAAAACTCACCGATGCGTTTTATCCAACGCTATTCTCTACCGGAACCAGGCAGCTGCCTTCCGCTATAAACGAGGCTGAGGAGAGTAAATTGGTGGTTTATCCTAATCCGGTTGAAGATATTGTGAATGTAAGCGGTGCAGATTTTTCCGGAGGCGGAACTGCCGCTCTTTGCAATTCTATCGGAGAGATTATTTGGGAAAGCTCCTTTAGGCCAATGGATACTAAGTTTGTAAGATTCAATATTGCAGATGTTGCTGCGGGAAATTATGTGTTGAAAATTCGCACAAGTGCGGGTGTAAGCAGTGCCAGATTGGTGAAAGCTAAGTAA
- a CDS encoding cysteine desulfurase: protein MQASVNSISDIRAQFPLLHRQVNGKPLIYFDNAATSQKPLVVLNAIQQYYAAYNSNIHRGAHYMANFATEAYENSRAAIAQHLNAVVEEINFVRGTTEAVNLVAQTYGRVNVQAGDEVIVSTMEHHSNIVPWQMLCNEKGAQLRVIPIFDSGELDVEAYEKLLSARTKIVAVGYVSNALGTVNPVQHIIAKAHEVGAVVFVDGAQALPHKRVDVKALDADFLAFSGHKTFAPTGIGVLYGKKAILEAMPPYMGGGEMIDSVSFEKTTYNKLPYKFEAGTPHIEGGIVLGEAIRFMQQMGMDFIAAQEEELLQYGTRALTQIDGLRIVGTAKEKCSVISFLVNDIHPYDIGTLLDKQGIAIRTGHHCCQPLMQRLGIEGTCRASFAFYNTTEEIDVFVAALQKAVAILS, encoded by the coding sequence ATGCAAGCGAGCGTGAATTCAATATCAGATATACGTGCGCAATTTCCATTGTTGCACCGGCAGGTAAATGGCAAACCACTTATTTATTTCGATAATGCTGCAACATCGCAAAAGCCTTTAGTTGTGTTGAATGCCATTCAGCAATACTATGCAGCGTACAATAGTAACATTCACCGTGGCGCACATTACATGGCAAATTTTGCTACCGAGGCATACGAAAATTCGCGTGCTGCCATTGCGCAGCATTTGAATGCAGTTGTTGAAGAAATAAACTTTGTGAGAGGCACTACCGAAGCTGTGAATTTAGTGGCGCAAACTTATGGTAGAGTTAATGTACAAGCCGGAGATGAAGTTATTGTTAGTACCATGGAGCATCATAGCAATATTGTGCCGTGGCAAATGTTGTGCAACGAAAAAGGTGCTCAGCTAAGGGTTATTCCCATTTTCGATTCGGGAGAGTTAGATGTAGAGGCATACGAGAAGTTGCTTTCTGCAAGAACTAAGATAGTGGCTGTTGGCTATGTTTCAAATGCGCTTGGAACCGTTAATCCGGTGCAGCATATTATAGCAAAGGCGCACGAAGTGGGCGCTGTTGTTTTTGTGGATGGCGCACAGGCGTTGCCGCATAAAAGGGTAGATGTAAAGGCACTAGATGCCGATTTTCTTGCCTTTAGCGGCCATAAAACATTTGCACCAACCGGTATTGGTGTTTTGTATGGTAAGAAGGCAATTTTAGAAGCTATGCCGCCATATATGGGAGGCGGTGAAATGATAGACAGTGTGAGTTTTGAGAAAACTACCTATAATAAACTTCCATATAAGTTTGAGGCGGGAACACCGCATATAGAAGGTGGTATTGTTTTAGGCGAAGCTATTCGTTTTATGCAGCAAATGGGTATGGATTTTATTGCTGCGCAAGAGGAAGAATTGCTGCAATACGGTACTCGTGCATTAACACAAATAGATGGCTTGCGCATAGTGGGTACCGCCAAAGAAAAGTGTTCTGTTATTTCATTTTTGGTAAACGATATTCACCCATACGATATTGGAACTTTGTTGGATAAACAAGGTATTGCTATTCGAACGGGGCATCATTGCTGCCAGCCGCTCATGCAGCGTTTGGGTATTGAAGGAACGTGCCGTGCATCGTTTGCTTTCTACAATACTACCGAGGAAATAGATGTGTTTGTTGCAGCACTCCAAAAGGCAGTTGCCATACTTTCATAG